A single Aquipuribacter hungaricus DNA region contains:
- a CDS encoding DUF6221 family protein, whose protein sequence is MVQRGASLPEQAGPGMVPLDRFVAARLDEDPVTSARERAEAEVKRHLLAAHARTRPFTVHRAGYEFALRVVAGIWADHPDYDPTWRP, encoded by the coding sequence ATGGTGCAGCGAGGCGCGTCGCTTCCGGAGCAGGCAGGCCCTGGCATGGTCCCGTTGGACCGGTTCGTCGCCGCCCGGCTCGACGAGGACCCCGTCACGAGTGCTCGGGAGCGTGCGGAAGCGGAGGTGAAGCGCCACCTGCTCGCCGCCCACGCCCGGACCCGGCCCTTCACCGTGCACCGGGCGGGGTACGAGTTTGCGCTCAGGGTCGTCGCCGGCATCTGGGCTGACCACCCCGACTACGACCCGACATGGCGCCCCTGA
- a CDS encoding carboxypeptidase-like regulatory domain-containing protein: MAFPPDGWYLTLYASGGTTDEQRHEAEALLTAARAAGYDAARIFPATGSPSLCMGKPCIGTGPAPGENTAVVLAGFEGPDFTTTESSEVIDDFYRTVADPAKKTASDAGLTASVHWLSFSQLTPGALTGRLLLVGGPAGSTPVPLSGDISWRSTDGGGSGTLPTDPEGHYTAKLPPGRYELTGRSPHYNDGSSDCSAEAPITVTVGGTVTADIACPMR, encoded by the coding sequence ATGGCCTTCCCGCCCGACGGCTGGTACCTGACCCTGTACGCCTCGGGCGGCACCACTGACGAGCAGCGCCATGAGGCGGAAGCACTCCTGACGGCCGCACGCGCGGCCGGGTACGACGCAGCCCGCATCTTCCCAGCCACCGGATCGCCTTCGCTGTGCATGGGGAAGCCCTGCATCGGCACAGGACCCGCCCCAGGGGAGAACACAGCGGTCGTCCTCGCGGGCTTCGAGGGCCCCGACTTCACGACCACCGAGTCCTCCGAGGTGATCGACGACTTCTACCGGACCGTGGCCGACCCCGCGAAGAAGACCGCCAGCGACGCTGGGCTCACTGCCAGCGTCCACTGGCTCTCTTTCTCGCAGCTGACGCCCGGTGCCCTCACCGGCCGTCTGCTGCTGGTCGGAGGGCCCGCCGGGAGCACCCCCGTGCCCCTGTCGGGCGACATCTCGTGGCGCTCGACCGACGGAGGAGGTTCGGGCACGCTGCCCACCGACCCCGAAGGGCACTACACCGCCAAGCTGCCCCCGGGGCGGTATGAGCTCACCGGGCGCAGCCCCCACTACAACGACGGAAGCAGCGACTGCAGCGCCGAAGCACCGATCACCGTCACAGTCGGGGGCACCGTTACTGCCGACATCGCATGTCCTATGCGCTGA
- a CDS encoding SigE family RNA polymerase sigma factor yields the protein MDEAAGFRQYVLRRQRELLRVAWLLCGDWGAAEDLVQTALAKAWLRWDRLDHDIDEDRVAHAYVRRILVSTSHDWRSRRWRGERPTALLPEPGRDQLRQSQDERSLEVRWVLVAAVQALPPRQRAVIVLRYFDDATEADTAAALGCSVGTVKSQTSKALTALRRHPGLPELQMQGSTT from the coding sequence ATGGACGAAGCGGCCGGTTTCCGGCAGTACGTGCTGCGGCGGCAGCGCGAGCTGCTGCGTGTCGCATGGCTGCTGTGCGGGGACTGGGGCGCGGCGGAGGACCTGGTGCAGACCGCCCTGGCCAAGGCGTGGCTGCGCTGGGACCGCCTGGACCACGACATCGACGAGGACCGGGTCGCCCACGCCTACGTCCGCCGGATCCTGGTCAGCACGTCCCACGACTGGCGGTCCCGGCGCTGGCGCGGTGAACGCCCCACGGCCCTCCTGCCCGAGCCGGGGCGCGACCAGCTGCGCCAGTCCCAGGACGAGCGTTCGCTGGAGGTGCGGTGGGTGCTGGTGGCCGCGGTGCAGGCGCTGCCGCCGCGCCAGCGCGCGGTGATCGTCCTGCGCTACTTCGACGACGCCACCGAGGCCGACACCGCGGCCGCGCTCGGATGCTCCGTCGGCACCGTGAAGAGCCAGACCTCGAAGGCGCTGACGGCACTGCGCCGCCACCCCGGCCTGCCCGAGCTGCAGATGCAAGGGAGCACGACATGA